DNA sequence from the Alosa sapidissima isolate fAloSap1 chromosome 13, fAloSap1.pri, whole genome shotgun sequence genome:
TATATACTCTTGTGCGTTAtctctcttctcacacacaaacacactcacagtgaaGACCCGTAGGGCGCCACAGTGTAGCTCAGGGAATGGCTGTGTGCTGATGTTGCGGAACGTTTCCAGCGGCTGAGAACTTATAGCGCAGAACCAAGTCTCAGATAGAACGCACAGATCTTCCGTCTGCTCCTCTGCCTGGAACACATCAGTCATGCACAAGGTCAACGTAAAGAAATACGCTTCTGTCAGACCATGTTCATCtaccacatagacacacattccTTCAGgaatgacacacgcacacacacacttacaggaaGCGAGAGGAGGAGTCCAATGGCATCCAGGCAGCGCACCCGTATATCTGTTGGCCCATCTTTGGCAATCTGACTCATTTTTTCCCACACAGCTTTGAACCTCTcacctgcacagacacacacagcatttttGACCCAGGTTCAAAACATACACTTTGTACACTATCTGAATAACTCACAATATTCTGCAGCTGGCCTATATGCATTGCCCAAAAAAACATGGAACAACACAGATctgtacacatgtgcacatcCTCAATTACAAGTCACCCCTTTCCCACTCCTGACACATACCTGTTTTATGTAGGACCTGCTTGCCCTCCACAGTGGCCCCCAGGGCTCCGATTGTGTCCATGGCGACGGTGGTTTGTGTGGGGTCTTGCCCCAGCAGCATATCGAACACGGTGCTGAGGAAGGCTGGGTAgcactcacacacctgctgaGGGCCCTCCAGCAGAGCCAGCTTCCCAAAGAACTTCACCAGGcctgatacacacatacacacacacacaaaacctacaTATAAAGACCAACCCTAAAATACATTAATGCACAGTATGAAGCTCACATGATGCCAGCTTTCAAACACCCAACTAGAGACATAAAAAAGCTCCTCAGAAACATTACTGTTCATCAGTTatgacctccctctctctctctcactcacacatacatacacatatacacatacacagtgtaAGTCTGACCTGGCAAGTAGAGGCTGCTGAAGGGTTCGGACTCGGCACCAATGACCATGTTGGAGATATGCTCCATGGTGCCCTGCTGGGCCAAGTGCTGGCGGCCATGCTGGCTCTCAGCCAGACGCGTCACCATCTCTATCGCCGTGGCCCTTAAGAGGGGGGGAGGGTTAGAGATGCCAACGTGAGCATGAAGACAGAAATGAACAGACATTTGGAAAACAATTGTTCACATACCAGGGTAGCCGCAGGGTTTCCGTTGAGCTTATGCTATTTTGTGCTTGCTACTTGTGCATAAATatgcattatatatatatatatatatattatatatatatgtgtgtgtgtgtatgtttttctgtgtgcTGTTACCTAACCAGGATGTCATCACCAGTCATCTCCTCCAGCAGCTGGGAGATGAAACCACTGCTGGCACAATAACCCAGAGAGACAGCTGATACAGAAGACACATCCACCACTAACtacagagagaggatgagagaggtaAGACAGTCAAAACACTGTGAAATGAGTACATTAACTGACTAAGGAAACAAAGAGGCTAACAAACCTCATAGACTCTGTATCGGACGATGTCACTGAAGGCCATGACGTCTTTCAGCTCTTTGAGGTGAGCTCTGAACAGAGCGTCGAGCCCAGGCTTACACTGAGCCAGCTTTGTCAAAGCAGAGatggcctaacacacacacacacacacacacacacacacacagttacaagtTCAACAGTCTGTACAAATTGAACACACATACCTGATGGATATTATTCGTACACATGATTCAGCATGTAAGTGACTGcatatgtgaaagagagaggtgagcTTCAGTTCCTGTCTGTACCTCTTTAGCAACAGAGATCTTCTCAGCAGCTATGCACTGGATGATTTTCTTCAGGATCTCCTCACAGGCCAGCACCTGGGTCAGAGCCTCACCATTCTGCACTACCCGGGCCATCTAAGGa
Encoded proteins:
- the psmd5 gene encoding 26S proteasome non-ATPase regulatory subunit 5, yielding MAASIESLLTEISSSEDPLEGLRNLRTAVLAIPVNNLRGVGSGSRLEVIFSLLNTTDKEQIEICVEVLGRILQAQDPALLFHARKSALESGLQHPDDSVKILTLTQMARVVQNGEALTQVLACEEILKKIIQCIAAEKISVAKEAISALTKLAQCKPGLDALFRAHLKELKDVMAFSDIVRYRVYELVVDVSSVSAVSLGYCASSGFISQLLEEMTGDDILVRATAIEMVTRLAESQHGRQHLAQQGTMEHISNMVIGAESEPFSSLYLPGLVKFFGKLALLEGPQQVCECYPAFLSTVFDMLLGQDPTQTTVAMDTIGALGATVEGKQVLHKTGERFKAVWEKMSQIAKDGPTDIRVRCLDAIGLLLSLPAEEQTEDLCVLSETWFCAISSQPLETFRNISTQPFPELHCGALRVFTAIATQAWGQKMMIQTPGFLEWIVDRSSGMTKEAKDAKFELVGALASSPTTQEVLGSHNALRLRTYLREGPYYVTAVAAVSTEGAE